A window of Pongo pygmaeus isolate AG05252 chromosome Y, NHGRI_mPonPyg2-v2.0_pri, whole genome shotgun sequence genomic DNA:
AGCTAATGGCCAAGCATCCCTTGGCTATGTACCCCAATCTGGGAGAAGATGTGCCTCCAGATCTCCTACTACAGGTGCTGAAACAGCTGGATCCTGAGAGGAAGCTGGAGGACGCTTGGGCTCGTTGTGAGGCCCGGGAGAAGACAACCCAGGTACCCACTGAGCCTAGTAAATATCCCTGTGGGGAATTCTGCCTGAAGCCTCCCGAGACTCTGGTGTCCCATCACCGCCGGGAGCTTCCCAAGACTACGGTGTCCAGTCTCTGCCCAGAGCCTCCCGAGACTGGAATGTCCCATCTAAGCCCGGAGCCTCCCAAGACTCCGGTGTCCAGTCTCCGCCCCAAGCCTCCGGAGACTGGAGAGTCCCATCTCCGCCTAGAGCATTCCAAGACTCATCGGGGGTCCAGTCTCCGCTTGGAACCTTCCGAGACTGGAGTGTCCCATCTTAGTCCGGAGCCTCCCGAGACTCGTCGGGCGTCCAGTCTCTACTCGGAGCTTTCCGAGACTGGAGAGTCCCATCTCCACCCGGAGTCTCCCAAGACTCGTCGGGGGTCCAGTCTCTACTCGGAGCCTTCCGAGATGGGAGTATCCCAACTCCGCCTTGCGCCTCCCAAGACTCGTCGGGGGTCCAGTCTCTACTCGGAGCCTTCCGAGACTGGAGTGTCCCATCTCCGCCTGGCGCCTCCCAAGACTCGCCGGGGGTCCAGTCTCCACTCGGAGCCTTCCGAGACTGGAGTGTCCCATCTCCGCCTGGCGCCTCCCAAGACTCGTCGGGGGTCCAGTGTCCACTCGGAGCCTTCCGAGACTGGAGTGTCCCATCTCCGCCTGGCGCCTCCCAAGACTCGTCGGGGGTCCAGTCTCCACTCGGAGCCTTCCGAGACTGGAGTGTCCCATCTCAGCCCAGAGCCTCCCAAGATTCGTCGGGGGTCCAGTCTCCACTCGGAGCCTTCCGAGACTGGAGTGTCCCATCTCAGCCCAGAGCCTCCCAAGATTCGTCGGGGGTCCAGTCTCCACTCGGAGCCTTCCGAGACTGGAGTGTCCCATCTCAGCCCTGAGCCTCCCAAGATTCGTCGGGCGTCCAGTCTCTACTCGGAGCCTTCCGAGACTGGAGAGTCCCATCTCCACCCGGAGTCTCCCAAGACTCGTCGGGGGTCCAGTCTCCACTCGGAGCCTTCCGAGACTGGGGTGTCCCATCTCAGCCCAGAGCCTCCCAAGACTGAAGTGTCTCATCTCCACCCAGTGCCTCTCAAGACCGGAGTGTGCCGTCTCCGCCTGGAACCTCCCGACACTAGTCGGGTGTCCAATCTCCTACTATACATGCTGAAAATGCTGGATTCTGGGAGGACGCTGAAGGACGTATGGGATCGTTGTGAAGCCCGGGTGAAGAAAACCGAGGAACCCACCGAGCCTGATAAATCCCCTTGTGGGGAACCCTGCCTGCAGCCTCCTGAGACTCAGGTGTCCCATCCCCACCCGGAACACCCCAAGACTCGCTGGGTGTCCAGTCTCCTCTCGGAGCCTCCCAAGCCTCGTCGGGTGTCCAGTCTCCGCCCGGAGCTTCCCAAAGCTCCAGAGTTCCACCAGTTCTCGGAGCCTCCCAAGATTCGAGCATCCTACATAAAAGAACTGCTTCAGAAAGATACACCAAGCACAAAAGAGTGCGTTTCTGACTCTCTTCAATATAGATACACATCGGAAAAACTCCGTGAATTCTTCAAGTGGGCTGGAGACCTGGGAGCTGATGAAGAATCCATCAGGAATCTGTTTGACTTTACCCCCAACTACAGAGCAACCCATGAGGACCAAAAGTTTAAGAAGGTAAAGGAGTGTTCCTCAGAGCTGAAGTACAGCGTGGAGCTAGATGAAAAGGATGAGGACAAATTCTTCTCAAAGGAAAAACACTGGGGCAGGAAATTCCACAGGCCATCGAATTCTTATACCACACAGCGTGTGAAGATGAAGTATGGAGCATGGTACCTCAAGCCTAAGTTGTGGAAAAAGCTAAGAAGTGATGAACCTTTGATTGACCCCAAGCTCTCACTTAAAAAGCCTGATGAACCTGACGTTCTTGACGATCTTTATGGACCAATTGCCTTTAAGGATTTCATTCTAAGCAAGGGCTATGAAATGCCTGGAATCCTTGAAAGGCTCTTTGCCAGGAAGGGATGGACTTATGACTCTGTTaagactcctattcaacatgcaATGATAGTTTACAAGTACAAAGAAATCGCAGAGGCATCGGAAGAAGATTAGGCGGTTTTCAATTTACTTCTCAATTGGGTATTTCTTGCTCTCATTTTAATCATCAATCATAATTTATGATGACTGGCCCCGTGGATGTACAACTTGGGCAACATCTGTAAATTCAATACCTAATGTTTATCAATATTTCTTAATGACTTGCTTTGGCttcattatttcatatattttatcaatTATGTGATTAATATTCACATACACTCTTTCACATGGTTGAAGCATTGTGAATATTACATCATCATGtcaattatttgtaaaaatacataaaaccagaaattattattattagaattatTCTTTAAAAGAGAAATCGGGTTGGGCAcatttgctcatgcctgtaatcctccccactttgggagcccaggtgggtggattgcttgagcccaggagttgaagaccagcctgagaaacatggtgaaacctggtctctataaaaaatccaaaaatggaATCCACAATGCTTTCTGATGCAACTAAACATCATTCTGGACAAAGAAAGTCTAGCAGATATAGTGAACTAAccagttaatttaattttcaatataaaaaattaaaattacaactgCTATTCTATCCAAAACTCCCACTAATGGGCATGTACACAAAGTACAACAAATCACTATACCAAAAAGACATAGGTactcttatgtttattgcagcactattcataaagCAAAGTCATACAATCAACTACAGCATCCATAAGTgggatattttctttatctactgaGGGATGCTTAAGTTGATtctatggataaagaaaatgtcacatacacacacacacacacagacacacacacactctggaaAGTACTTGGCCATAGAAAAGAATTAGGACATatcttttacagcaacatggacgGAACGGGAGttcattatattaaatgaaaaactcAGAAACGGGAAGTacaatactgcatgttctcgcttataagtgggagctgaacaatgagtaTACATAGAGAACAGAATAGTaaacactggagactcagaagggtaggaggatgggagaggggtgagagatgagaaattacctcttgggtacaatgtacactatcaGCTGATGTTCACAATAAGAGCTCATACTTCATCACTACTCAATATATCCATGGAACAAAGCTATACTTCTACCCCTtaaatctacttttaaaaatcatgaaatgttttcttaaaatatttgagaGCAATCACAAGAGAGTTTCCAATAAGACAAGTTGAATAAATTTATAAACTCACCCCACCACCCCTAAAAAAAAACCTATAGAAATCAGTCGACGGTGTTTCCCAACCACCCATGTGAGAACTGACACTGCTGAGcaagaaaattttacaaatatgtaaAAAGCTTACTCTGAAAacctatttttctaaaatttctcaaCATATTTAATCCCTATATTAGGACACATATACTGTCAAATTTGGAAGATACAGGGAGTCCTGTGTCTTTCTTGAAATttgtaaaagaaacagaaacataggCATTGATGTCTCATCTTAAAAGGATAAATGagcttgggtaacatagcgagGCCATATCactataaaaagtaatttaaaaaaattgctgtgtatggtggcgtgtgcctatagtcccagctacttgggaggctgaggtaggaggattgctttagcccaggagtttgaagctgcatcaggcagtgatcacaccactgtactccagtctgggcaacagagcaagaacccatctctaaaaaataaataaataaaagggtaaATGTGGGTACACATTTAAATCTATTAATTTGGTGAACTATCAATTTAATGAATTCCTATCATTTTCCCAAGAGCCACCGCTCACTTCAAATATTCAATTATCTTGTTCTCCATAAAATTTTCTGTAGCTCTCATCttctttaatttatatttcactGTCTTTGGATCCCAACTTCTATTTTACAGAAGCGCAGCTCCTTAAACAATGGGATCCAGTGCCTCTCCTTCCACTTACCCCAGAGAGAGCTGTCAGTCCCGTTCAAATGCTAAACACCTCATTACTCCTGTCACATGTTTGACTTATGGAGCCCAATTGGTTTGTTTATATGGGTCTCCTATTTGGCAGCTGTGGACTCTTTACACATCATTCCAACAGTTACCTAGTAGCCTCTGGCTTCACTGGCTCAGATGTCTCTGCAGCGCTCTGACTAGGAGTGAAAATTGTTAGAGTGGGACCTAAAAAGGCTCATTTTATGCCTTTTGCAGTTACCACCTTCAATTACATAATAAGTGAGTAGATTAACCCTTGCAATCCTGATACTTTAGGAAGATTTAGTAAATGCCTTTGTGGTAATGCCTTACCCTATAGGGTAAGTCTCAAAAATCCTGCTAATGAacactttattttatatacaggAACCATCATTGGAATAATTGATCTTAAAAAGCatctttcctttctatttccagTAACTAACACAATTCCGGACACACTGTTATAATATGTGCTCTTGGACAAGAATATTATAACATTAATTAACTAACGAaagaatagatggatagatgaatgaatatatgGATGAATGTAACGAAGGAAGGATGAGGGGGTGGGttgacggatggatggatggatggatggataggtgaatggatggatggaaggatgagtgggtgggtggatgaataggtgagtgggtgggtgaatgcatggatggatgcaaGGGAGGAAGAGTGGGTgggtggacggatggatggatgagtggatggttggatagatggatggatgaatggatggaaggatgagtggatgggtaaatgaatggatggatggaaagataaaaattggtgagtaaatggatggatggatgagtggatggataaatgactgggtggatggaaggatgaatgggtgagtagatggatgggtggatgagtgggtgggtggattgatAGAAAGATAAGTGGGtggctggatggatgggtggaaggGTGAGTGACTGGGTAGATGAAaggatgagtgagtgggtgaatgggtagatggacggatggctggctggatggatggataaatggatggaggaaAGAATGAGGAGGTAGACGcatggataaatggatagatgactggataaatgaatagatggatgtataaaccagtgaatgaatgaagaccTGACTGTATGCAGTTCTGACTTTGCCTCTGGCCAGGAAACCCCTTTTTACGTAATTTTCCATATTTGTTTTGGGACtcgacttaaaaaaaaagaagaatctgcATTTATTTCCAAGTTACTTTTTTAGagtcactttaaaaaaaacatatttttaccaACAAATGTTTAATGTGAGTGTAACCAGATCAGTAAGGTCATCACAATTATCTCTCAGGTTAGCCAGCAACTGCACCTCCTATAGCAAATGtgtttgaaaatattaagtgaacaAAAGGACTTTTTTCTAAAGCAAATATTCTAACAGATGTCATTGTCAATAACAAGCATATTCTGGAATCAAGGTTATGAGTCAATGATCTTTGGAAATGCTGAAAAATATCTTCCAATATTACCTTGGCTCTTTTAgtcaaagttttaactttgtgatTATGAAATTTAGAATGATGATAGGCTTATCTTTAATGTTTTATAACATTGTGTAACTGTTTATTGACCTCTGCCATGTCAACATGACAAAATATAAATGAGTGGTGGAGTGCCTACCATCTCCAAGCACGAGTGTACGTCTGTGTCCTTTTATTCTTGGAGTTTTCTTGTAACTGTTATTTGAAGCCTACAGTTATTGCTTTAATTACATATCTAAACTAAGAATGAACACAaatttggttttaatttaaaattaaatttaaaaaaactagagaataCTGTGAAGTTTTATCATGTACTCAGATGACTTCTAACCCAAATAGTCCCTGATTTGGGCTATAGCTTTCTTTAAGTCAGGGTTCCTATGTGATTTTGAATCTTCCACAGTGCCAGCACTCTCCTGTACAAATGTTAGGAGTTCAAAAGTACCTGATGAATTAATACAGAAGTGAATCTTGCTCCTACTCCTGTTTCAGATGGGACCACAAATAATTTATCCCCCATCTGCACCTAGATCAGCCccaccatcaccaacacttgGCAAATACTATATATGCAGGGGACTGGGGAAGAGAGTGATGACAGCATTACAATGCCTCATCTCTGACTTCACAGGTGATATGgcttgactgtgtccccacccaaatctcaacttgaattgtagcttccataattcccatgtgttgtgccAGGGACCCTGtgagagataactgaatcatgggattAGGTCCTTCCTGTGCTactctcgtgatagtgaataagtctcaatgagatctgatggctttataaaggggagtttcccagcacaaattttcttctcttgtctCCCAGCATGTGAGTgtctttcactttctgccatgattgtgaggcttccccaggcatgtggaagtgtgagttgattaaacctctttcttttgtaaattgcccagtcttttgtatgtctttatcagctgcatgaaaatggactaatacaacaggcATTTGAGATTAAAGGCAAAGCTTCTAAAAAAGGAAGAGCATAATAAggtatatatgataaatattaagAAGCTAAGCAGATTATGAGTGTTATAGGACTAAAGAATGCAGAGCCATGGGTATAAAGTTAGAAATGGACAAAGCAACCCAAGGAAGCCCAGACCCAAAAGAGAGGGGTAAGAAATAATGCAGTAAATTCACTCTAGCAGAAGTGAACCCATAGGAAGCTACATAACATCAGGCAGGTCAGCCAGCGGTCTAAACCATGTCTACCTGCAAACTGAGAACAGCCTTGCTGTAGGACAGCATGGAATAAATTTTATGGAATAACACTTACGGGGCCAGAAGCAGGATTGAGATAAGGTAAGCCCTTCCTCCCTTAGCAAGTAAGATATCATTAGGACAGAGACATGAATGCAGAGAGTAGTGATGTTGTGGCTAGTGGGAAGGCACAGCCCGATTCTagataagaaggaagaaaacaaaagtggTTCTGGAATCAAGGTCTGTCTTTCCACcatattcttttctattattCAGCTGTTTCCTTCTCTAAACTATATTTGAATTTACTTAGCTGGATAGCAGGAAGTTTAGTTCCAGGTACTATTTTATCCCAAGATTTTCCCTGATAGCTTGAGAGTCCTTTTCATGCATACATTAACAAAACATAATGTGGGCTCTAAATAGTAAACTCAATTCCCTTTGTGTACTACTGCAATCCTACCCAGCCCAACACTCTATCCTTGGTGCCTTCTTAATTCCTCCATAATAAGGTTTTAGAATCTCACTATGGCTCCATCAATATGAAGAGCTGGAAGTTTCCATGTGCTGTGCAAATTGTGTGTACAAATACCCATAAGATCTACCCCCAAGAAATGTCCTGCAATACCCCAAACTGAGGTATGAGACTAAAACGATTAACTTCCTCCATGTGAcatccttctcctcttcttttcccaATGACTCAAATCACAATCTTGGCCATTTCTCTtcctatattagtcagggttctccataGAACCAGAACaaataggatggatggatggatagacagacaggcaggcaggcaggcaggcaggcagataggtaggtagatagatagatagatagataggtagatagatggatagatagatagatagatagatagatagatagataggtagatagatgatagatgatagatagatagatgacagataaatagatggatggatggatagacagatagatgttagataaatagatggatagatggagatagacagatggatagatagacatACATATAGATAGAAATAtgattgagatatatatatatatatatagagagagagagagagatggacgggggagagaatgagagagagacagaatgaaagagagagagagagatgagagatagAAAGATGATGACACTGATTATCAGAATTGATTCCTGTGATTACAGAAGTTGAGAAGTGCCACAATAAGCCATCTTCAAGCTGGAGGACCAGGAAATCCTGAGGTGTAATTCAGtcttgagtccaaaggcctgagaaacaAAACTGAGGGAATCCATGGTGTAATTCTCAGTCTGAGGCTAAAGGAATGAGAACTGAGTAGGAGGGGTGGTGCAGTAGGGTGTGGaacactggtgtaagtccaaaggcctgagaagcaGGAGCTCCAATGTCCAAGGACAGGAGTGGGATATCCCAGCtcaagaaaaaagggagaattcttcccttcctctcccttttttttaTAGGCGATCAATGGATTGGAGGATGCCCACTCGCATGGGGAGGTCAGATGTTTACtcagtccaccaattcaaatgttagTCTCTTACAGAGAAACCCTCATAAACACACCCAGAActaatattttcccatttatctGGACATTTGTTAACCAAATCAAGTTGACACCATCACACTTccctttccttaaacctcaccTCCAGTTAACAAATGGGTTCCACTGACTTTCCTTAACATGTGCCTCCATCATGTTTAATCCAATCCTACTGTTAACATGTTTGTTCTGCTTCTCAAAATCTCCTTGTCTATCATCCCCTAAATATTATCTCTCAACCACACTACATTGCCAATAGAGGTTTTCCAAAATTTAGCACTGTCCGTGGGTCTTCTCAAGTCAAATTCTTCAGTGGCTCCCAAGTGTCTACATGACAAAGAACAAAACTTGGTCTTCACAGCCTTCTACTGTTTTTCCCCATCAGCTTCCACAGCCTCCTCCCTTTGTGATGCACCATTATTTACTAGTGCATGTGACATACTGACAATTTCTATTGGCCAAAATTCACAATTATTTCAGCATCCATGTATCATGCAACTTGTACCAAAATTAGTTTTTTCCATGCTGCCTAGAATACCCTTATCTACCTGTTCAGACAGTTCAAATAT
This region includes:
- the LOC129025881 gene encoding protein FAM47A-like produces the protein MGDQRPQDWLRSPGMDSKPWYCNKPPSKCFAKLKHRRLRLSPMDTQNWVFVKEGMDDFRYGCPSPEDTLVCRRDEFLLPKISLRGPQADPKSVQKKLLKKAALFSKLSPAQLARKAFVEQVEAQLMAKHPLAMYPNLGEDVPPDLLLQVLKQLDPERKLEDAWARCEAREKTTQVPTEPSKYPCGEFCLKPPETLVSHHRRELPKTTVSSLCPEPPETGMSHLSPEPPKTPVSSLRPKPPETGESHLRLEHSKTHRGSSLRLEPSETGVSHLSPEPPETRRASSLYSELSETGESHLHPESPKTRRGSSLYSEPSEMGVSQLRLAPPKTRRGSSLYSEPSETGVSHLRLAPPKTRRGSSLHSEPSETGVSHLRLAPPKTRRGSSVHSEPSETGVSHLRLAPPKTRRGSSLHSEPSETGVSHLSPEPPKIRRGSSLHSEPSETGVSHLSPEPPKIRRGSSLHSEPSETGVSHLSPEPPKIRRASSLYSEPSETGESHLHPESPKTRRGSSLHSEPSETGVSHLSPEPPKTEVSHLHPVPLKTGVCRLRLEPPDTSRVSNLLLYMLKMLDSGRTLKDVWDRCEARVKKTEEPTEPDKSPCGEPCLQPPETQVSHPHPEHPKTRWVSSLLSEPPKPRRVSSLRPELPKAPEFHQFSEPPKIRASYIKELLQKDTPSTKECVSDSLQYRYTSEKLREFFKWAGDLGADEESIRNLFDFTPNYRATHEDQKFKKVKECSSELKYSVELDEKDEDKFFSKEKHWGRKFHRPSNSYTTQRVKMKYGAWYLKPKLWKKLRSDEPLIDPKLSLKKPDEPDVLDDLYGPIAFKDFILSKGYEMPGILERLFARKGWTYDSVKTPIQHAMIVYKYKEIAEASEED